A region from the Cellvibrio sp. PSBB006 genome encodes:
- the hemF gene encoding oxygen-dependent coproporphyrinogen oxidase — protein MSETTPGNIPDKLAVKAYLLDLQERICAALAEEDGGGKFIEDSWVRAEGGGGRSRVLTEGAVIEKGGVNFSHVHGTQMPASATAHRPELVGRAFEAMGVSLVIHPHNPYVPTSHANVRFFIAEKEGTEPVWWFGGGYDLTPYYGNEEDCRHWHHTAQQACVPFGEEVYPRFKQWCDDYFFLKHRNEARGIGGLFFDDYNAGGFEQSFALMRAVGDSYLPAYQPIMAQRKNQAYGERERHFQLYRRGRYVEFNLVYDRGTLFGLQTGGRTESILMSLPPLVRWEYNWQPPAGSAEAALYEKFLPARAWI, from the coding sequence ATGAGCGAGACCACCCCCGGCAATATCCCCGACAAGCTAGCCGTGAAGGCCTATTTACTGGATTTGCAGGAGCGTATCTGCGCAGCGCTTGCCGAAGAAGACGGTGGCGGGAAATTTATCGAAGATTCCTGGGTCAGAGCGGAAGGTGGCGGCGGACGTTCCCGCGTGTTGACCGAGGGTGCCGTGATCGAAAAAGGTGGGGTTAACTTTTCCCATGTACACGGTACACAAATGCCGGCTTCGGCCACTGCCCATCGTCCGGAACTGGTGGGGCGCGCATTTGAAGCCATGGGGGTGTCGTTGGTCATTCATCCACACAATCCCTACGTGCCCACCAGTCACGCCAATGTGCGTTTCTTTATCGCAGAGAAAGAGGGAACGGAGCCGGTTTGGTGGTTTGGTGGCGGTTATGACCTGACACCTTACTACGGCAACGAAGAAGATTGCCGTCATTGGCACCACACAGCTCAACAAGCCTGTGTGCCATTTGGTGAAGAGGTATATCCGCGCTTTAAGCAGTGGTGTGATGATTACTTCTTTCTCAAACATCGCAACGAGGCGCGCGGTATCGGTGGTTTGTTTTTTGATGATTACAACGCGGGCGGCTTTGAACAAAGTTTTGCCCTTATGCGCGCGGTTGGCGACAGTTATCTTCCTGCTTACCAACCGATCATGGCGCAGCGCAAAAACCAGGCCTATGGCGAGCGTGAGCGGCATTTCCAGTTGTATCGGCGCGGCCGCTATGTGGAATTCAATCTGGTTTATGACCGTGGCACGCTATTTGGTTTACAGACTGGCGGACGCACCGAGTCTATCCTGATGTCGCTGCCGCCGCTGGTGCGTTGGGAGTACAATTGGCAACCGCCGGCCGGATCAGCGGAAGCAGCGCTTTATGAGAAATTTTTGCCAGCGCGCGCCTGGATTTGA
- the aroE gene encoding shikimate dehydrogenase — MTDLYAVFGNPINHSKSPHIHRHFAEQTGQDMTYTKQQVAPGEFDQAATEFFDKGGKGLNITVPFKLDAYSFAARLTPRARRAGAVNTLALQTDGTVLGDNTDGIGMIHDMHNLGWELRGKRVLILGAGGAVRGILQPLLEQEPQEVAIVNRTHHKAEQLANGFHDLGDVRALTLEALAGQQFDILINGTSASLHGELPPLPDDLLAPGACCYDMMYSAEPTVFLQWAQTHGAAAVADGLGMLIGQAAEAFYLWRQIRPEVVPVITAMRRQMTEKNQNHK, encoded by the coding sequence ATGACTGATCTCTACGCTGTTTTCGGCAACCCTATCAACCACAGTAAATCGCCGCACATTCATCGTCATTTTGCCGAGCAAACCGGGCAGGATATGACCTACACCAAACAACAGGTGGCGCCGGGTGAGTTCGACCAGGCGGCGACGGAATTCTTTGATAAAGGTGGTAAAGGGTTGAATATCACCGTGCCCTTTAAGCTGGACGCCTACAGTTTTGCGGCGCGCCTGACGCCTCGTGCCCGTCGCGCCGGTGCGGTTAATACCTTGGCACTGCAAACGGATGGCACGGTACTGGGTGATAACACCGACGGCATCGGCATGATCCACGATATGCACAATCTCGGATGGGAATTGCGGGGCAAACGCGTATTAATCCTCGGCGCGGGCGGTGCGGTGCGCGGCATCCTGCAGCCCTTGCTGGAACAGGAGCCGCAAGAGGTTGCCATCGTGAATCGCACGCATCATAAAGCGGAACAACTGGCTAACGGCTTTCACGATTTAGGTGACGTGCGCGCCCTGACGCTGGAAGCGCTTGCTGGTCAGCAATTCGATATTCTTATCAATGGCACCTCCGCCAGTTTGCATGGCGAATTGCCGCCGCTGCCGGATGATCTGCTGGCGCCCGGCGCCTGTTGTTACGACATGATGTACAGTGCCGAGCCGACAGTATTTTTACAGTGGGCCCAAACCCATGGTGCGGCGGCGGTCGCCGATGGCTTGGGTATGTTGATAGGGCAAGCGGCGGAAGCTTTTTATCTATGGCGCCAAATCCGTCCGGAAGTGGTGCCGGTTATTACTGCCATGCGTCGACAAATGACGGAAAAAAATCAGAATCATAAATAA
- a CDS encoding family 43 glycosylhydrolase, whose product MHQRTILLLYALLALVLSACHSTPQYASHVSEKDCTEHLGISFLRHCQTWATTHEGQRKADLGDGTYLNPIVAGDHPDPSILKDGENYYMVFSTFESYPALTIWHSQDMINWQPVGPALTKYVGSIWAPELTKHNGRYYVYIPAKLPGHNSNYVVWADDIRGPWSDPIDLNLDKKYPDRIDPGHLVGEDGKRYLFFSHGDYVQLADDGLSLVGEMKHVYDGWKYPEEWDVESYAQEGPKMLKHGDYFYMVTAVGGTAGPPTGHMVIAARAKSVHGPWENSPYNPIIRTESAAEKWWSRGHATLVEGPTEGDWYMMYHGYENGFHTLGRQAMLEPIEWTDDGWFRSKGYNVGQPIPKPAGGIADANGMPLSDDFSSNKFGVQWSFFRGDVTESKRLRYGKDEQGPYLELSPKGDSPSNSSPMTFVAGDQAYQFEVDIELQPGALGGALLFYNDKLYAGVGIAEKGFLLHRYGMDQRYTKRPTGNKFRLRVTNDRHILTIHYSTDRGKTWHKYDTQMEVSGYHHNVAYGFMSLRPAIYAAGTGKVKFRNLIYRALP is encoded by the coding sequence ATGCATCAACGTACCATTTTATTACTTTATGCGCTGCTGGCACTCGTATTGAGCGCGTGTCATAGCACACCTCAATACGCGTCGCACGTGTCAGAAAAAGATTGTACGGAACATCTGGGCATTTCGTTTTTGCGGCATTGTCAGACATGGGCCACAACCCACGAAGGTCAACGCAAGGCGGACTTGGGTGACGGCACTTATTTGAATCCCATTGTCGCCGGCGACCATCCCGATCCCAGCATTTTGAAAGATGGGGAAAACTACTACATGGTGTTTTCTACCTTTGAATCCTATCCCGCACTAACCATCTGGCATTCGCAGGATATGATCAACTGGCAACCCGTCGGCCCTGCACTGACCAAGTATGTCGGCAGCATCTGGGCGCCGGAGCTGACCAAACACAACGGTCGTTACTACGTGTATATTCCCGCTAAATTGCCGGGCCATAATTCCAATTACGTGGTGTGGGCTGATGATATTCGCGGTCCCTGGTCCGACCCGATTGATTTAAATCTCGATAAAAAATACCCGGACCGTATCGACCCCGGTCATCTGGTGGGTGAAGACGGCAAACGTTATCTATTTTTCTCCCACGGCGATTATGTGCAACTGGCAGACGATGGCTTGAGTCTCGTTGGTGAGATGAAGCATGTCTACGACGGCTGGAAATATCCGGAAGAATGGGATGTGGAAAGTTACGCGCAAGAAGGCCCGAAGATGTTAAAGCACGGTGATTATTTTTATATGGTCACCGCTGTCGGCGGCACCGCCGGCCCGCCTACCGGGCACATGGTGATTGCCGCGCGCGCCAAATCCGTTCACGGCCCTTGGGAAAATTCGCCCTACAACCCCATCATTCGCACGGAATCCGCCGCGGAAAAATGGTGGTCGCGCGGTCACGCCACCTTGGTGGAAGGCCCGACCGAGGGCGACTGGTACATGATGTATCACGGTTACGAGAATGGTTTTCACACACTCGGTCGTCAGGCGATGCTGGAGCCAATTGAATGGACCGATGATGGCTGGTTTCGCTCCAAGGGTTACAACGTAGGCCAACCCATTCCCAAACCCGCTGGTGGTATCGCCGATGCAAACGGCATGCCTTTATCGGATGATTTCAGCTCCAATAAATTTGGCGTGCAGTGGAGTTTCTTTCGCGGTGATGTCACCGAAAGCAAACGCCTGCGTTACGGAAAAGATGAGCAAGGGCCTTACCTGGAGTTAAGTCCGAAAGGTGATTCACCGAGCAATTCATCACCCATGACATTTGTCGCCGGCGATCAGGCTTATCAATTTGAAGTGGATATTGAATTGCAACCGGGCGCACTGGGCGGTGCCTTGTTGTTTTACAACGATAAGCTGTACGCCGGTGTGGGAATTGCAGAGAAAGGTTTTCTGTTGCATCGCTACGGCATGGATCAGCGCTATACCAAACGCCCGACAGGGAATAAATTCCGATTACGCGTAACCAATGATCGTCATATATTAACAATTCACTACAGCACAGATCGCGGGAAAACCTGGCACAAATACGATACGCAGATGGAAGTCTCCGGTTATCACCATAACGTGGCCTACGGTTTTATGAGTTTGCGCCCGGCGATTTATGCCGCCGGCACCGGCAAGGTAAAGTTTCGTAATCTGATTTATCGCGCGCTTCCCTGA
- the dprA gene encoding DNA-processing protein DprA codes for MQDSLQASLILQRLPDFGPATYWRLRDAFGDPANVLMQSPDKLQSFLKPAAAEALLDYQRQRHNSQVGRYLARDLAWLNEHPEVTLLNLDDTNYPGLLREIRRPPPLLFVLGDPACLSLPQVAIVGSRNPTPGGSDNAHQFARFLAGAGFTITSGLALGVDGAAHRGALAAQGKTIAVLGTGIDRVYPARHRQLAQDIIAAGGALVSEFPLDTRSNASNFPQRNRIISGLSCGTLVVEAAVQSGSLITARLALEQNREVFAIPGSIHNPLARGCHKLIRDGAKLVETGQDIVEELGALLGFQQAELDYTQSVTAVSQMQLDPAEARLLDAMGYDPVDVDTLAQRTTLDVGLIASQLIGLELKGVVSNTPIGYVRATA; via the coding sequence ATGCAAGACTCCCTTCAAGCCAGCCTTATTCTCCAACGTTTACCGGATTTCGGCCCCGCTACTTACTGGCGGCTACGTGATGCTTTTGGCGATCCGGCCAATGTGCTCATGCAATCCCCGGACAAACTGCAATCGTTTCTTAAGCCCGCCGCAGCGGAGGCCTTGCTGGATTATCAGCGGCAGCGCCACAACAGCCAGGTGGGCCGATACCTCGCGCGCGACCTCGCCTGGCTCAATGAACATCCCGAGGTGACGTTACTCAATCTGGACGATACCAATTACCCAGGGTTGCTGCGCGAAATTCGCCGCCCACCGCCGTTGTTGTTTGTCTTGGGTGATCCTGCCTGCCTCAGCTTGCCGCAGGTGGCGATTGTGGGTAGTCGTAATCCCACACCGGGTGGTAGCGATAACGCGCATCAATTTGCCCGCTTTCTCGCCGGCGCCGGCTTTACTATTACCAGTGGGCTTGCTTTGGGTGTTGATGGTGCGGCACATCGCGGTGCTCTGGCGGCGCAGGGTAAAACCATTGCGGTATTGGGTACCGGCATTGATCGGGTCTACCCGGCACGCCACCGGCAACTGGCCCAGGACATCATTGCGGCGGGTGGAGCATTGGTCTCTGAATTTCCCCTCGATACACGCTCCAATGCCAGCAACTTCCCGCAACGCAACCGCATCATCAGCGGCTTGAGCTGTGGCACTCTGGTGGTGGAAGCGGCGGTACAGAGCGGATCATTGATCACCGCCAGGCTGGCGCTGGAGCAAAACCGCGAAGTTTTCGCTATCCCCGGCTCTATCCACAACCCGCTGGCGCGGGGTTGTCACAAGCTGATTCGCGACGGCGCAAAGCTGGTCGAAACCGGGCAGGATATCGTGGAAGAGCTGGGTGCTTTGCTCGGCTTTCAGCAGGCGGAGCTGGATTACACCCAGAGCGTCACCGCCGTTTCGCAAATGCAGCTTGACCCAGCAGAAGCCAGGCTATTGGATGCCATGGGTTATGACCCGGTCGATGTGGATACCCTCGCGCAGCGCACGACGCTGGATGTTGGTCTTATTGCGTCGCAGCTCATCGGGCTGGAATTAAAAGGGGTAGTCAGCAATACGCCGATTGGCTACGTGCGGGCAACCGCCTGA
- a CDS encoding glycoside hydrolase N-terminal domain-containing protein: MLSVFTSFSSRLGMLLYVGAALLTLSCQTTHAPSSSTDLRLWYKQPAQNWNQALPIGNGRLGAMVFGNPAQEQLQLNEDTIWAGGPNNNVNPAAADAIAQVTDLLLAGEYEKAQALADRKIKSTNDGMPYQTLGNLTLDFPDHAEYTDFYRDLDLANAVATVRYRHNGVTFTREMFSSFTDQVVVIRLTADHAGQISTRLGFNSPQTHQLYVEDSRLRIEGQGHAHEGVEGKIQFTALIEPQVVGGRVKKAAEGLVIEAADEVIIRIAVGTNFNHYDDVSGNSLARAEDYLRRSHDKPYSAMRSTHQQFYQQFFNRVTLDLGKTPAIKQPTDQRIANFSRQDDPHLAMLYFQYGRYLLISSSQPGTQPANLQGIWNPHTNPPWDSKYTVNINTEMNYWPAEVTQLSELHEPLFDMLEDLSVTGQDSAKKLYGARGWMMHHNTDLWRITGQVDAPFYGQWQTGGAWLSQHIWMHYLFTGDKDFLRKYYPVLRGAAQFFADTLQVEPAHQWLVVVPSNSPENTYRREGTPTSISAGTTMDNQLVFDLFSAVIDASAVLGIDKKFATELQTKRDRLPPMQIGRFGQLQEWLEDWDDPQDHHRHVSHLYGLFPSNQISPYRTPELLNAAKVSLAHRGDKSTGWSMGWKINWWARFLDGNRAYALLQEQINLTEATDAISEKGGTYANMLDAHPPFQIDGNFGVTAGIAEMLVQSHDGFIHILPALPDAWPTGEVKGLVTRGGFMVDIAWKDGELSYLRLHSQLGGVARLRVHTALEKTDLLAVANGDNPNPFFSVPVTKTPRIASGLTAQRSVVREGYLWDVATTAGEEYEFHRAK, translated from the coding sequence ATGCTTTCCGTTTTCACTTCTTTTTCTTCACGCTTGGGCATGCTGTTATATGTCGGCGCTGCTTTGTTAACACTCTCCTGTCAAACCACCCATGCTCCCTCGTCATCCACCGATTTACGCCTGTGGTACAAACAGCCGGCACAGAATTGGAACCAGGCCTTACCCATTGGTAACGGCCGCTTGGGTGCTATGGTGTTTGGTAATCCGGCACAGGAACAGCTTCAGTTAAATGAAGACACCATTTGGGCCGGCGGTCCAAACAATAACGTTAATCCGGCCGCTGCCGATGCAATTGCACAAGTCACCGACTTATTACTCGCGGGTGAATATGAAAAGGCGCAGGCTCTGGCTGATCGAAAGATTAAATCCACTAACGATGGCATGCCTTATCAAACCCTGGGCAATCTGACGCTGGATTTTCCCGATCATGCGGAGTACACCGATTTCTATCGCGACCTGGATTTGGCCAATGCGGTGGCGACAGTTCGCTATCGCCACAATGGCGTGACTTTTACGCGCGAGATGTTCAGTTCGTTTACCGATCAGGTGGTGGTCATCCGCTTAACGGCAGATCATGCCGGGCAAATTTCCACGCGCCTTGGTTTTAACAGCCCGCAAACACATCAGCTGTATGTTGAAGACTCTCGTTTACGCATTGAGGGGCAAGGCCATGCGCATGAGGGTGTAGAAGGCAAGATTCAATTTACGGCTTTGATCGAACCACAGGTGGTTGGTGGTCGAGTAAAGAAAGCGGCCGAGGGTTTGGTTATTGAAGCAGCGGATGAAGTCATTATTCGTATCGCCGTCGGCACCAACTTTAATCACTATGATGATGTAAGTGGTAACAGTTTAGCGCGGGCCGAGGATTATTTGCGTCGCTCCCACGATAAACCTTATTCAGCGATGCGGAGTACGCACCAACAGTTTTATCAACAATTTTTTAATCGCGTTACGCTTGATCTCGGTAAAACACCGGCAATAAAACAGCCGACCGATCAACGCATTGCCAATTTTTCCCGCCAGGATGATCCGCATCTGGCCATGTTGTATTTCCAGTATGGTCGTTATCTGTTGATCTCCAGCTCGCAACCGGGCACCCAGCCGGCAAACTTGCAAGGTATCTGGAACCCACACACCAATCCGCCGTGGGACAGCAAGTACACCGTCAACATCAACACTGAGATGAATTACTGGCCCGCCGAAGTTACACAACTGTCTGAGTTGCACGAACCATTGTTTGACATGCTCGAAGACCTTTCTGTAACGGGTCAGGACAGCGCTAAAAAACTGTATGGTGCGCGCGGCTGGATGATGCATCACAACACCGATCTCTGGCGTATTACCGGGCAAGTGGATGCGCCCTTTTATGGTCAGTGGCAAACCGGCGGAGCCTGGTTAAGCCAGCATATCTGGATGCATTATTTATTTACCGGCGATAAAGATTTTTTGCGCAAGTATTACCCGGTGTTGCGCGGAGCCGCGCAGTTTTTTGCAGATACCCTGCAAGTGGAACCCGCGCATCAATGGCTGGTCGTGGTGCCCTCCAACTCACCGGAAAATACTTACCGCCGCGAAGGCACACCAACATCAATCAGCGCCGGTACTACCATGGATAACCAACTGGTGTTTGATTTATTTTCAGCGGTTATTGATGCATCAGCTGTGCTGGGTATCGACAAAAAATTCGCAACGGAACTACAAACCAAACGTGACCGTTTACCGCCTATGCAGATCGGTCGCTTCGGGCAATTGCAGGAGTGGCTGGAAGATTGGGATGATCCGCAGGATCATCATCGTCATGTATCGCACCTGTATGGTTTGTTTCCGAGTAATCAGATTTCCCCTTACCGCACACCTGAGTTGTTAAACGCTGCGAAAGTATCCCTGGCCCATCGCGGTGATAAGTCAACCGGCTGGTCCATGGGCTGGAAGATCAACTGGTGGGCACGCTTCCTCGATGGCAATCGCGCCTACGCGTTATTGCAAGAACAAATTAATCTTACCGAAGCAACTGATGCTATCTCCGAAAAAGGCGGCACCTACGCGAATATGCTCGACGCCCATCCGCCGTTTCAAATTGACGGTAATTTTGGTGTGACCGCGGGCATTGCTGAGATGCTGGTGCAAAGTCACGATGGTTTTATTCACATTCTGCCTGCTTTGCCAGATGCCTGGCCAACAGGTGAAGTAAAAGGCCTGGTAACGCGCGGTGGTTTTATGGTGGACATTGCCTGGAAAGACGGGGAGCTGAGTTACCTGAGATTACATTCACAGCTGGGTGGCGTTGCGCGGCTGCGCGTTCATACCGCACTGGAGAAAACTGATCTTTTGGCCGTTGCGAATGGCGATAACCCAAACCCGTTTTTTTCGGTACCCGTTACTAAAACACCACGCATTGCCAGTGGCCTGACAGCTCAAAGATCCGTCGTGCGTGAAGGCTATTTATGGGATGTGGCAACAACGGCGGGCGAGGAATACGAATTCCATCGGGCAAAGTAG
- a CDS encoding L-threonylcarbamoyladenylate synthase — MTDWSLNPRIRHAAEVMRRGGVIAYPTEAVWGLGCNPFDRRAVEYLLSLKQRPMHKGLILIAADIRQLGPFIDHLDDLQRQKLKNSWPGPVTWLVPRNKLAPFWVTGNSPSLALRVTDHPLAAGLCRAFGAPIVSTSANPQGLEPARDALTLRRYFGDQLDAITQGKVGHRANPSEIRDLLTGEIRRPG, encoded by the coding sequence ATGACCGACTGGTCACTCAATCCACGTATTCGCCACGCAGCCGAAGTGATGCGTCGGGGTGGCGTTATTGCCTACCCCACCGAGGCCGTCTGGGGGCTGGGGTGTAATCCGTTCGACCGACGGGCGGTGGAATATCTGCTGTCACTCAAGCAGCGCCCCATGCACAAAGGCTTGATCCTGATCGCGGCCGATATCCGCCAACTGGGGCCGTTTATTGATCATCTCGATGACCTGCAACGCCAGAAACTGAAAAACTCCTGGCCTGGTCCGGTGACCTGGTTGGTGCCCAGAAATAAGCTGGCACCTTTTTGGGTGACGGGAAATTCGCCGTCTCTTGCGTTGCGGGTGACAGATCATCCCCTGGCGGCGGGTTTATGTCGGGCATTCGGTGCGCCGATAGTTTCCACCTCTGCTAACCCTCAGGGGCTCGAACCGGCGCGTGATGCATTGACCTTACGGCGCTATTTCGGCGATCAACTGGATGCCATTACCCAGGGGAAAGTCGGTCATCGAGCCAATCCCTCGGAAATTCGCGATTTGCTCACCGGAGAGATTCGTCGGCCCGGTTAG
- a CDS encoding pectate lyase, with amino-acid sequence MLKKLLFSFVVLSLSASVFAAKNRPDGYVTICKIGETCSVSSSTNVAFGAADLFVYKVLSGSFSCSVATFGSDPNPNKSVKECSIPTGSSGGGGNSSSSSSSDSGGGSSDVSLGASAGNGSVSLNWSTSANINAIEIYRDTDSNPSGRVRIASLSGSARSYTATGLSNGTTYWFWVKYRLSDNNWYNSNAASGTPTGSSGGGSSSSSGGGSGGITGASCSANGSTTVNSTIRVTSGTYDGSCRVHNGGGDLGDGSQDEGQDPIFRVENGATLRNVIIGNNGADGIHVYNSGNVDNVTWQNVGEDALTIKSSGTVNVTNIEGYDAGDKFFQVNAASTLRVSNCIIRNAGKALRQNGGTTYKIDVAFDRCDLSGLNEGVFRTDSSSSVARITNSRLESGTTICIGFSSGNCSSSGITYY; translated from the coding sequence ATGTTAAAGAAACTGTTATTTTCTTTTGTTGTGCTATCCCTATCTGCCAGCGTCTTCGCTGCCAAAAACCGTCCCGACGGTTATGTCACTATCTGTAAAATTGGTGAGACCTGTTCTGTCAGTTCTTCAACCAATGTCGCTTTCGGTGCGGCGGATTTGTTCGTCTATAAAGTGCTGAGCGGTTCATTTTCCTGTTCGGTAGCGACCTTTGGTTCCGACCCAAATCCGAACAAGTCCGTAAAAGAATGTTCGATTCCTACCGGTAGTTCAGGTGGCGGCGGCAATTCCAGTTCATCCAGCTCATCAGATTCCGGTGGCGGTTCTTCTGATGTAAGTCTGGGTGCGTCTGCGGGTAACGGTAGTGTGTCTTTGAATTGGTCTACCTCGGCCAATATCAATGCGATTGAAATTTATCGCGATACCGATTCCAATCCCAGCGGTCGTGTTCGTATTGCCAGCCTGAGCGGCAGTGCACGCAGCTACACCGCGACCGGTTTGTCGAACGGCACAACATACTGGTTCTGGGTGAAATACCGTTTGAGCGACAACAACTGGTATAACTCCAACGCGGCGTCAGGTACACCGACAGGCTCTTCCGGCGGCGGCTCCAGCAGTTCATCGGGCGGTGGTTCCGGTGGTATTACCGGTGCGTCCTGTTCCGCTAACGGCTCAACTACAGTGAACTCTACTATCCGTGTCACCAGCGGTACTTATGATGGTAGTTGCCGTGTGCATAACGGTGGCGGTGACTTAGGTGATGGCAGCCAGGATGAAGGCCAGGACCCGATATTCCGGGTGGAAAATGGTGCGACCCTGCGTAACGTGATCATTGGCAATAACGGTGCAGACGGCATTCACGTGTACAACAGCGGTAATGTAGATAACGTCACCTGGCAGAACGTCGGTGAAGATGCCTTGACCATCAAGTCATCCGGTACGGTGAATGTCACTAACATTGAAGGTTACGATGCCGGTGATAAATTCTTCCAGGTTAATGCGGCCAGCACCTTGCGCGTAAGCAACTGCATTATTCGCAACGCCGGTAAAGCACTGCGTCAAAACGGTGGAACAACGTATAAGATCGATGTGGCGTTTGATCGTTGCGATCTATCCGGTTTGAATGAAGGCGTGTTCCGCACCGACAGCTCCAGCAGCGTGGCGCGGATCACCAACAGCCGTCTGGAAAGCGGGACTACTATTTGTATCGGATTCAGTTCAGGTAATTGCAGTTCATCCGGTATTACTTACTACTAA
- a CDS encoding pectate lyase — translation MLKKTLVSIALLSMSVSVFAAKNRPDGYVTICKIGQTCSVSSPTNVAFGAADKFVYKVLSGSFSCSVATFGSDPNPAKAVKECSVPSGSSGGGTSSSASSNSSTSSSSSSSGGGNSGSITGASCSANGSTTVNSTIRVTSGTYDGSCRVHNGGGALGDGSQDEGQDPIFRVENGATLRNVIIGNNGADGIHVYNSGNVDNVTWQNVGEDALTIKSSGTVNVTNIEGYDAGDKFFQVNAASTLRVSNCIIRNAGKALRQNGGTTYKIDVAFDRCDLSGLNEGVFRTDSSTSVARITNSRLESGTTICIGFRSGNCTSSNITYY, via the coding sequence ATGTTGAAAAAAACGCTAGTTTCAATCGCCCTGTTATCCATGTCGGTGAGCGTCTTCGCCGCCAAAAATCGTCCTGACGGCTACGTCACTATCTGTAAGATTGGCCAAACCTGTTCAGTCAGTTCTCCAACGAATGTGGCCTTTGGTGCGGCTGACAAATTCGTTTACAAAGTATTGAGCGGCAGTTTTTCCTGCTCGGTGGCGACCTTTGGTTCCGATCCAAATCCTGCCAAAGCCGTAAAAGAATGTTCCGTTCCATCCGGCAGTTCTGGCGGTGGCACATCTTCCAGTGCTTCGTCCAACTCCTCCACGAGTTCATCAAGCAGTTCGTCGGGCGGCGGCAACTCCGGCAGTATTACCGGTGCGTCCTGTTCCGCTAACGGCTCAACCACAGTGAACTCTACTATCCGTGTCACCAGCGGTACTTATGATGGTAGTTGCCGTGTGCATAACGGTGGCGGTGCGCTAGGTGATGGCAGCCAGGATGAAGGCCAGGACCCTATATTCCGTGTGGAAAACGGTGCGACCCTGCGTAACGTGATCATCGGCAACAACGGTGCAGACGGCATTCACGTGTACAACAGCGGTAATGTAGATAACGTCACCTGGCAGAACGTCGGTGAAGATGCCTTGACCATCAAGTCATCCGGTACGGTGAATGTCACCAACATTGAAGGTTATGATGCCGGTGATAAATTCTTTCAGGTTAATGCGGCCAGCACCTTGCGCGTAAGCAACTGCATTATTCGCAACGCGGGTAAAGCGCTGCGTCAAAACGGTGGAACAACGTATAAGATCGATGTGGCGTTTGATCGTTGCGATCTATCCGGTTTGAATGAAGGCGTGTTCCGCACCGACAGCTCTACCAGTGTGGCCCGCATAACAAACAGCCGGCTGGAGTCTGGTACGACCATCTGTATCGGCTTCAGATCGGGCAACTGTACCTCGTCCAATATTACTTATTATTAA